The following are encoded together in the Phragmites australis chromosome 19, lpPhrAust1.1, whole genome shotgun sequence genome:
- the LOC133900421 gene encoding protein yippee-like At4g27745 — translation MAELVGPRVYSCCHCRNHVCLHDDIISKAFQGRNGRAFLFSHAMNIAVGPKEDRQLMTGLHTVADVYCRDCREVLGWKYERAYEESQRYKEGKFIFEKAKIVKENW, via the exons ATGGCGGAATTGGTGGGGCCGCGGGTGTACAGCTGCTGCCATTGCCGGAACCACGTCTGCCTCCACGACGACATCATCTCCAAGGCCTTTCAg GGGAGGAATGGCCGCGCATTTCTGTTTTCTCATGCCATGAACATAGCTGTGGGGCCTAAGGAGGATAGGCAACTCATGACTGGGCTGCACACGGTTGCTGATGTCTACTGCCGTGATTGCCGCGAAGTACTGGGCTGGAAATACGAGAGGGCTTATGAGGAGTCACAGAGATACAAGGAAGGGAAGTTCATATTTGAGAAAGCAAAGATTGTTAAAGAAAATTGGTag
- the LOC133900080 gene encoding nicotianamine aminotransferase 1-like has translation MENGAGSGGPAAAWNFVPNDTLLGLTALSVRGVLGMVKAGIVEDEGAGARRVVPLGHGDPSAFPCFRTAPEAVDAVAGVLRSGEHNSYASCVGLEPARRSIAQYLSRDLPYELSANDVYLTSGCTQAIEIICSVLARPGANILLPRPGYMFYEARSVFNGMEARYFNLLPDKGWEVDLDDLQALADKNTVAMVIVNPGNPCGNVYTYEHLAKIAETTRKLGIFVIADEVYAHLTFGEKKFVPMGVFGSVVPVLTLGSISKRWVVPGWRLGWIVTNDPNGVFQRMKVVDSIKSYLDISSDPTTFVQGAIPQLIENTKEEFFDKTIEILRETVDICWEKLKGISCITCPSKPEGSMFVMVKLDLSCLQDIKDDMDFCCRLAKEELVVVLPGCAVGYKNWLRITFAIGPSSLEDGLDRLKSFCLRHSKSQK, from the exons ATGGAGAACGGCGCAGGCAGTggggggccggcggcggcgtggaACTTCGTGCCGAACGACACCCTCCTGGGCCTGACGGCGCTCTCGGTGCGCGGCGTGCTGGGCATGGTCAAGGCCGGGATTGTGGAGGACGAAGGCGCCGGCGCGCGGCGGGTGGTCCCTCTCGGGCACGGCGACCCGTCGGCGTTCCCGTGCTTCAGGACGGCGCCGGAGGCCGTGGacgccgtcgccggcgtgcTCCGGTCCGGGGAGCACAACTCCTACGCCTCCTGCGTCGGACTCGAGCCGGCACGGAG ATCTATCGCGCAATACTTATCACGCGACCTGCCATACGAGCTGTCAGCCAACGACGTCTACCTAACAAGCGGCTGCACTCAAGCGATTGAGATAATCTGCTCTGTCCTAGCTCGCCCTGGTGCCAACATCCTGCTTCCGAGGCCAGGCTACATGTTTTATGAGGCACGTTCCGTCTTCAACGGCATGGAAGCCCGGTACTTCAATCTTCTACCAGATAAAGGTTGGGAGGTTGACCTTGATGACTTGCAAGCTCTTGCTGACAAGAACACAGTTGCTATGGTCATTGTCAACCCAGGGAATCCCTGTGGCAATGTCTACACCTATGAGCATTTGGCTAAG ATTGCCGAGACTACGAGGAAGCTTGGCATCTTTGTCATTGCGGATGAAGTGTATGCACACTTGACATTTGGGGAGAAGAAATTTGTGCCAATGGGTGTGTTTGGCTCGGTAGTGCCGGTGCTCACTCtaggatccatatcaaagagATGGGTGGTGCCTGGATGGCGACTTGGCTGGATAGTAACCAACGATCCTAATGGTGTATTTCAGAGGATGAAG gtAGTGGACAGCATCAAGAGTTACCTTGACATCTCCTCTGATCCTACAACTTTTGTCCAG GGAGCAATTCCACAACTCATTGAGAACACAAAGGAAGAATTCTTTGACAAAACCATCGAGATTCTAAGAGAAACTGTGGATATATGCTGGGAGAAGCTGAAGGGAATCAGTTGCATCACTTGCCCAAGCAAACCTGAGGGTTCCATGTTTGTAATG GTAAAACTGGATCTGTCCTGCCTGCAAGACATCAAAGATGATATGGACTTCTGCTGCCGGCTGGCGAAGGAAGAATTGGTGGTTGTTTTGCCAG GATGTGCTGTGGGGTACAAGAATTGGCTCCGGATCACCTTCGCGATTGGACCATCTTCTCTCGAAGATGGCCTTGACAGGCTCAAGTCCTTCTGCTTGCGACACAGCAAGTCGCAGAAGTGA
- the LOC133900081 gene encoding LOW QUALITY PROTEIN: growth-regulating factor 8-like (The sequence of the model RefSeq protein was modified relative to this genomic sequence to represent the inferred CDS: inserted 2 bases in 2 codons), whose protein sequence is MAGGRDGFLGVARASPPPLPSCSFLGSTASSDGPPMLSFSSNGAAGLGLSSGANNMQGVLARVRGPFTPTQWMELEHQALIYKHFSVNAPVPSSLLLPIRRSLHPWSTFGSSSCWPPFRSGCTDAEPGRCRRTDGKKWRCSRNAVGDQKYCERHIKRGCHRSRKHVEGRKATPIIAEPAIAVSGGSSSHRHAVAWQQQMKSSAANVTGSFSRESNRKLLDKQNIHDQISVSTSMDSFDFVSSRSSPNRDKVALSPVELQHDHDLAYIVHRAGSSAEKGNESQESRLLVSRETIDDGPLGEVFKSKRCQSASADILNDQWTXKLHSPTGILQMTSKFSSASSSNTVXSRGSHNGYVTARMVNSHTVQAGVVVTTNN, encoded by the exons ATGGCAGGAGGCCGAGATGGGTTCTTGGGGGTGGCGagggcgtcgccgccgccgcttccctcATGCTCGTTTCTTGGATCCACCGCAAGCTCTGATGGGCCGCCGATGCTGAGCTTCTCCTCCAATGGCGCAGCAG GGTTGGGTCTGAGCTCGGGAGCCAACAACATGCAGGGGGTTTTGGCGAGGGTGAGGGGGCCGTTCACTCCAACACAGTGGATGGAGCTGGAGCACCAGGCCCTGATCTACAAGCACTTTTCTGTGAACGCTCCTGTGCCGTCCAGCTTGCTCCTCCCCATCAGAAGAAGCCTCCATCCATGGAGTACCTTTGGCTCTAGCTCCT GTTGGCCACCATTTCGTTCTGGCTGCACTGATGCAGAACCAGGAAGATGCCGTCGCACAGATGGCAAGAAGTGGCGGTGCTCAAGAAATGCTGTTGGGGACCAAAAGTACTGCGAGCGACACATAAAACGTGGTTGCCATCGTTCAAGAAAGCATGTGGAAGGCCGAAAGGCGACACCCATCATTGCAGAACCAGCCATTGCCGTTTCTGGTGGTTCATCATCGCACAGGCATGCTGTGGCCTGGCAGCAGCAGATGAAAAGCTCAGCTGCTAATGTGACTGGTTCTTTCTCAAGAGAGTCCAACAG GAAGTTGCTGGACAAACAGAATATACATGACCAAATATCAGTATCCACTTCCATGGATTCCTTTGACTTCGTATCCTCACGTTCTTCCCCAAACCGTGACAAAGTAGCATTGTCACCAGTGGAGTTGCAGCATGATCATGATCTGGCATACATTGTGCATAGAGCAGGCAGTTCAGCAGAAAAAGGTAATGAGTCGCAGGAAAGTCGGTTACTAGTTTCTAGGGAAACAATTGACGATGGACCTCTAGGTGAGGTTTTCAAAAGCAAGAGATGCCAATCAGCATCTGCAGACATCTTAAATGACCAATGGA GCAAGTTGCATTCTCCAACTGGAATCCTACAAATGACTAGTAAGTTCAGTTCAGCGTCCAGCAGCAACACAG CCAGTAGAGGATCACACAATGGCTATGTCACGGCGAGAATGGTGAATTCTCACACTGTCCAGGCTGGTGTTGTTGTAACCACAAATAACTGA